In Nerophis lumbriciformis linkage group LG12, RoL_Nlum_v2.1, whole genome shotgun sequence, a single genomic region encodes these proteins:
- the ddhd2 gene encoding triacylglycerol hydrolase DDHD2: MSFISGEHGDKSPTAPPAKTQDLLKNPGANVTAEIPCADPVSPTLDEATADLISPFEMLNMEPVAPPYQVVQPHWFFCRRTDDNTYWSPFSREDSDKLENAYNTGADRCEVVVAVEGERYDVHVKERKRYAVYWEQTPTEVRRCTWFYKGDKDIRFMPYPEDFSNSLEEAYMISVTLDEWKRRLDFATGETVILHNPKLIMHYQPIGMQEDWVSSPSEHTRPRTVKRGVDNIAVEIPDGEPEKVDHLVFMVHGIGPACDLRFRSIIQCVNDFRSASLSLLASHYKHAQLEGKVGRVEFLPVNWHSALHGDATGVDEDINKITLPSISRLRHFTNDTLLDLFFYNSPTYCQTIVDTVASEINRLHTLFKHRHPAFKGDISVVGHSLGSLILFDMLTNQRTGSQSSSNKILADDPCHPKHDSLAKTLTRLGLQQYLPTLQAENLDLESLALCQENDLKDIGIPLGPRKKILKNVRRKCFSEDYKATRQPQGLGAPLQDSLTSEDNGNPSPGSEAQKAQLHRTQSITSSVDYEYFNMGIGQTSGGIAKGQVSIDYPQLAFHPQTFFAFGSPIGMFLTVRGLKRIDPNYSFPTCKSFYNIYHPFDPVAYRIEPMIISEVDLEPMLIPHHKGRKRMHLELKDSLTRMSMDLKNNVLGSLRTAWQSFSRLPVAALPPVDEGETTIDGNSRETQALDEVCAPAQTGEKTGDFWTKVIAWPWALHRQYFQAENAEAEYTTGLTEQPEQAEQPEIKVGMLNGGRRIDHVLQEKPIESFNEYLFAIQSHLCYWESEDTALLLLKEIYDKLDVTFEQPQQ, translated from the exons ATGTCCTTTATTTCTGGTGAACACGGGGATAAGTCTCCAACTGCTCCACCTGCCAAAACTCAGGACCTGTTGAAGAACCCCGGGGCGAATGTGACAGCAGAGATCCCATGTGCAGACCCA GTGTCGCCTACATTGGATGAAGCCACTGCTGATTTGATTTCACCCTTTGAAATGCTTAACATGGAGCCTGTCGCCCCACCTTACCAAGTGGTGCAGCCTCACTGGTTCTTCTGCAGACGCACCGATGACAACACCTACTGGTCCCCTTTTAGCAGAGAAGACTCAGACAAATTGGAGAACGCCTACAATACAG GAGCCGATCGGTGTGAGGTGGTGGTGGCTGTTGAAGGGGAGCGCTATGACGTACACGTCAAGGAGAGGAAGCGCTATGCTGTATACTGGGAACAAACTCCCACTGAAGTCCGCCGATGCACCTGGTTCTACAAGGGAGATAAAGACATCAGGTTCATGCCATATCCTGAAGATTTCAGCAATAGTCTTGAG GAGGCTTATATGATCTCGGTTACTTTAGATGAGTGGAAAAGGAGGCTGGATTTTGCCACAGGAGAGACTGTCATTTTACACAATCCCAAG CTGATAATGCACTATCAGCCAATAGGCATGCAGGAAGACTGGGTCTCCTCGCCATCGGAGCATACTCGTCCTAGAACAGTCAAGCGAGGAGTTGACAACATTGCTGTGGAAATACCAGATG GTGAACCAGAAAAGGTGGACCACCTTGTATTTATGGTCCATGGCATTGGTCCAGCATGTGACTTGCGCTTCAGATCCATCATACAGTGTG TTAATGATTTCCGCAGTGCGTCACTTTCCCTCCTGGCCTCTCATTATAAGCATGCTCAGCTGGAAGGGAAAGTGGGCAGAGTGGAGTTCCTTCCTGTGAACTGGCACAGTGCTCTACATGGGGATGCTACAGGTGTGGATGA GGATATCAATAAGATCACTCTGCCTAGCATCAGTAGACTAAGACATTTCACGAATGACACCCTGCTGGACCTGTTTTTCTATAACAGTCCCACCTATTGCCAGACAATAGTGGACACAGTGGCCTCAGAGATCAACAGACTGCACACTCTCTTTAAACACAGACATCCAGCGTTCAAAGGGGACATTTCTGTTGTGGGCCATAGCCTTG GTTCATTGATACTGTTTGACATGTTAACCAACCAGAGAACTGGTTCACAATCTTCTAGTAACAAG ATTCTGGCTGATGACCCCTGTCATCCAAAACACGACTCATTGGCGAAGACTCTCACCAGACTTGGCTTGCAGCAATACCTGCCCACATTACAGGCAGAAAACCTGGATCTGGAATCACTG GCTCTTTGTCAAGAAAACGATCTCAAAGATATAGGAATTCCTCTTGGACCCCGGAAGAAGATCCTGAAAAATGTCAGGAGGAAATGTTTTTCAGAG GATTACAAAGCAACACGGCAGCCACAAGGTCTGGGAGCTCCACTTCAAGACTCTCTTACCAGTGAGGACAATGGTAATCCGTCACCAGGATCGGAGGCACAAAAGGCCCAGTTACACAGAACACAGTCCATCACCAGCTCCGTAGACTATGAATATTTCAACATGGGCATCGGACAG ACCAGTGGAGGCATAGCCAAGGGACAG GTATCCATCGATTACCCACAGCTGGCATTTCACCCGCAGACATTTTTTGCATTTGGATCTCCGATTGGAATGTTCCTGACTGTCCGAGGGCTTAAACGAATCGATCCAAACTACAGCTTTCCAACGTGCAAGAGCTTTTACAATATATATCACCCG TTTGACCCCGTCGCTTACCGGATTGAACCCATGATTATTTCAGAAGTTGATCTAGAGCCAATGCTAATTCCCCACCACAAAGGCCGTAAGAGGATGCACTTGG AACTGAAAGACAGCTTGACCCGCATGAGCATGGATTTGAAGAATAATGTACTGGGGTCATTACGGACGGCTTGGCAGTCCTTTTCTAGATTACCTGTTGCTGCACTGCCCCCGGTGGATGAAGGAGAAACCACAATAGATGGAAACTCTCGGGAAACACAGG CCTTAGATGAAGTTTGTGCGCCTGCACAGACAGGAGAAAAAACTGGTGACTTTTGGACAAAAGTAATTGCGTGGCCCTGGGCCCTTCATAGACAATACTTCCAAG CAGAGAACGCGGAAGCAGAGTACACGACGGGGTTAACGGAGCAGCCGGAGCAAGCAGAGCAGCCTGAAATAAAAGTGGGAATGTTGAACGGAGGACGACGAATCGACCATGTGCTGCAGGAAAAACCAATAGAGAGCTTCAATGAATATTTGTTTGCTATTCAGTCCCATCTATGCTATTG GGAATCCGAAGACACAGCACTACTGCTGCTGAAGGAGATCTACGACAAGCTGGATGTGACCTTCGAACAACCGCAGCAGTAA